A region from the Desulfitobacterium dehalogenans ATCC 51507 genome encodes:
- a CDS encoding formate--tetrahydrofolate ligase, whose product MKTDIEIAQEATMKPITEVAQGLDLLEDEIELYGKYKAKVNFSAWERLKDQPDGKLILVTAINPTPAGEGKTTTTVGLGQAMSKIGKKAMIALREPSLGPCFGVKGGAAGGGYAQVVPMEDINLHFTGDFHAITSTHNLLAALLDNHIQQGNLLNIDPRQIVFRRVMDMNDRALRKIVIGLGGRTEGIPRENGFDITVASEIMAILCLAKDLMDLKERFGRIVVAYTYDGKAVTAHDLEAEGSMALLMKDAIKPNLVQTLENTPVFIHGGPFANIAHGCNSVVATKMAMKLADYVITEAGFGADLGAEKFYDLKCRFAELKPAATVIVATVRALKMNGGVAKEDLGPENLEALAKGIVNLEKHIENIGKFGVPAVVAINRFPTDTEAELEFVAERCRQLGAEFALSEVFTKGGEGGIELAKAVIDIVDNKESNFHVLYELDQPIAKKIETICKEVYGADGVNFTKEALTSMKKYDELGYGQLPICMAKTQYSLTDDQNVLGRPTGFTITVRELRLSAGAGFLVAITGAIMTMPGLPKRPAALRMDIDAEGRITGLF is encoded by the coding sequence TTGAAAACCGATATCGAAATTGCACAAGAGGCGACGATGAAACCGATTACGGAGGTCGCTCAGGGATTGGATCTTCTGGAGGATGAGATTGAGCTTTATGGCAAATACAAAGCCAAGGTCAATTTCAGTGCTTGGGAACGCCTTAAGGATCAACCCGATGGTAAACTCATCTTAGTGACTGCCATTAATCCTACCCCTGCCGGTGAGGGAAAAACAACGACAACAGTTGGCTTAGGACAAGCTATGTCTAAGATTGGCAAGAAAGCCATGATTGCATTGCGTGAACCTTCCCTGGGCCCTTGCTTTGGTGTTAAGGGTGGGGCTGCAGGCGGCGGATATGCTCAAGTTGTGCCGATGGAGGATATCAATCTCCACTTTACAGGTGATTTCCACGCCATTACTTCGACTCATAATTTGTTGGCAGCACTTTTAGATAACCATATTCAACAAGGCAATCTTTTAAACATCGACCCTCGTCAAATTGTATTCCGTCGGGTTATGGATATGAATGACAGGGCTTTACGCAAAATTGTGATTGGCTTAGGTGGTCGTACTGAAGGAATTCCTCGGGAAAACGGCTTTGATATCACAGTGGCTTCCGAAATTATGGCGATTCTCTGCTTAGCCAAGGATCTTATGGATCTGAAAGAGCGCTTTGGCCGGATTGTGGTAGCTTACACCTATGACGGCAAGGCGGTTACTGCTCATGATCTGGAAGCTGAAGGTTCTATGGCTCTGCTCATGAAAGATGCTATTAAACCCAATTTAGTTCAAACTCTGGAGAACACTCCTGTATTTATTCATGGAGGTCCCTTTGCAAATATTGCTCACGGCTGTAACAGCGTCGTAGCCACCAAAATGGCAATGAAGCTTGCTGATTATGTCATTACTGAAGCTGGATTCGGTGCTGATCTTGGCGCTGAGAAATTCTACGATCTGAAATGCCGCTTCGCCGAGCTGAAGCCGGCGGCAACCGTCATCGTAGCGACAGTCCGCGCTCTTAAGATGAATGGTGGAGTCGCTAAGGAAGATTTAGGGCCTGAGAATCTGGAAGCTTTAGCAAAAGGAATCGTGAACCTTGAAAAGCATATTGAGAATATCGGCAAATTTGGTGTGCCTGCTGTAGTGGCTATCAATCGCTTCCCCACCGATACCGAGGCAGAATTAGAGTTTGTAGCAGAACGTTGCCGCCAGCTGGGGGCTGAGTTTGCCTTATCGGAAGTCTTCACAAAAGGCGGAGAAGGCGGTATAGAACTGGCAAAAGCGGTTATCGATATTGTTGATAATAAAGAATCCAATTTCCATGTTCTCTATGAATTGGATCAGCCTATCGCTAAGAAGATCGAGACCATATGTAAAGAGGTTTATGGTGCCGATGGTGTGAACTTCACTAAAGAGGCCTTAACCTCCATGAAGAAATATGATGAATTAGGTTATGGTCAATTACCCATTTGTATGGCTAAGACCCAGTATTCCTTAACCGATGATCAGAATGTTCTTGGCCGTCCAACAGGCTTTACCATTACAGTCCGTGAGCTCCGTCTATCCGCGGGTGCCGGATTCCTTGTAGCCATTACCGGTGCTATTATGACTATGCCCGGACTCCCTAAGCGTCCTGCTGCCTTAAGAATGGATATTGACGCTGAAGGGCGCATTACTGGTCTCTTCTAA
- the tilS gene encoding tRNA lysidine(34) synthetase TilS: protein MYEKLKQQVLPQLIVPGSRVLMAVSGGPDSMALAHILWRYVKEMKEQKITLVITHVHHGVREESDDEEKMVKSMARDWEIPCLIHRFDSKEYAKSVGKSFQTAAREWRYACWKEDMRKENCTLLATAHHLGDQAETVLYRLLRGSGTAGLAGIYPQKGELIRPLLSVTKEDILEYCRNENLPYALDCSNEEPIYARNKIRLQLLPELQREYNPKIVETLGRTAEVLRWDEEYLEEGVRAAWKKFAIFSTEHRVGLRGTIFDLPKAMLSRLIRRAATLVSGEPRGIAFHYVEQVMASQGQVGWSQDLPGLKIEIDYQGVWFQRADWGQYINESAGILSPSLPIDANWGEWIPWRDREGQNWQVGLFSLENEADDEDYPGQCVDKVFFDGQGLIRNGDKLQWRYRRDGDSLWIAGLGHKSLKKVFQDAKVPANQRQEIPLLALENEILWIPGVKRGDRYPLRQGGGAVGVLVKR from the coding sequence TTGTATGAAAAACTAAAGCAGCAGGTATTGCCACAGCTCATTGTGCCCGGCTCCCGGGTTTTGATGGCTGTTTCGGGAGGGCCCGATTCTATGGCTCTTGCCCACATACTGTGGCGTTATGTTAAGGAAATGAAGGAGCAAAAGATCACTCTCGTTATAACTCATGTCCATCATGGGGTACGTGAGGAATCGGATGATGAAGAGAAGATGGTAAAAAGCATGGCAAGGGATTGGGAGATCCCTTGTCTTATTCATCGTTTTGATTCCAAAGAATATGCTAAGTCGGTGGGAAAATCCTTTCAGACCGCTGCTCGTGAATGGCGGTATGCCTGCTGGAAGGAAGATATGAGGAAAGAAAATTGCACCCTGCTTGCGACGGCTCATCATCTCGGGGATCAAGCAGAAACCGTACTTTACCGCCTCCTGCGGGGGAGCGGTACAGCGGGCTTGGCGGGAATTTATCCGCAAAAGGGTGAGCTGATCCGTCCCCTTCTTTCGGTGACTAAGGAGGATATCCTAGAATATTGTCGAAATGAGAACTTACCTTATGCTTTAGATTGCTCTAATGAGGAGCCCATCTATGCCAGAAATAAAATCCGCTTACAGCTGTTACCGGAACTTCAGCGGGAATACAACCCTAAGATTGTAGAGACTCTAGGGCGTACGGCTGAGGTTTTACGTTGGGATGAGGAATACCTGGAAGAGGGAGTCCGGGCCGCTTGGAAAAAGTTTGCTATCTTTAGCACAGAGCATAGGGTGGGTTTGAGGGGGACAATCTTCGACCTTCCCAAAGCCATGTTATCCCGATTGATTCGCAGAGCTGCCACGCTGGTCTCCGGAGAACCCCGAGGAATTGCCTTTCACTATGTAGAGCAGGTTATGGCTTCTCAGGGCCAGGTGGGCTGGAGCCAGGATCTGCCGGGACTAAAAATCGAGATAGATTATCAAGGGGTATGGTTTCAAAGGGCGGACTGGGGGCAATATATTAATGAATCCGCGGGTATTCTATCCCCATCTTTACCTATAGACGCCAATTGGGGTGAATGGATCCCTTGGCGGGATAGAGAGGGGCAGAATTGGCAGGTTGGTCTTTTCAGCTTGGAAAATGAAGCTGATGACGAAGATTATCCAGGTCAATGTGTGGATAAAGTCTTCTTCGATGGGCAAGGTTTAATAAGAAACGGTGACAAGCTGCAATGGCGGTATCGGCGGGATGGAGACAGCCTGTGGATTGCAGGATTAGGGCATAAGTCCCTCAAAAAGGTTTTCCAGGATGCCAAAGTACCGGCTAATCAACGACAGGAGATTCCTCTTCTGGCACTGGAGAATGAGATTCTCTGGATACCTGGAGTGAAGAGGGGAGATCGTTATCCCCTTCGCCAGGGAGGGGGAGCTGTTGGTGTTCTTGTTAAACGCTGA
- the ftsH gene encoding ATP-dependent zinc metalloprotease FtsH, which translates to MKFFKNAAVYLLIILIAIMLIRWANPPATQPLDMDYTKFYNAVVTDQVAEVVISTDDNVNTYEVKTKDGQQHVVLGPSGDTALSQQMLEHNVSMRTNPPATTPWWAGLVTTLLPILLIVGFFFFMMQQSQGGGNRVMQFGKSRAKLVTDEKKKVTFDDVAGADEVKEELEEVVEFLKFPKKFNELGAKIPKGVLLFGPPGTGKTLLARAVAGEAGVPFFSISGSDFVEMFVGVGASRVRDLFEQAKKNAPCIVFIDEIDAVGRQRGAGLGGGHDEREQTLNQLLVEMDGFNGNEGIIIIAATNRPDILDPALLRPGRFDRQVVVDVPDVRGREEILKVHVKGKPMNSDVELDVLARRTPGFTGADLANLVNEAALLSARRNEKEIKMNALEDSVERVIAGPEKKARVISDFEKKLVSYHEAGHALVGEMLTHTDPLHKVSIIPRGRAGGYTLLLPKEDRNYMTKSHLLDQVTMLLGGRVAEALVLQEISTGASNDLERATGLVRKMITELGMSEELGPLTFGQKEGQVFLGRDIARDRNYSEAVAYAIDKEARRIIDECYLKAQTIIQENMHKLNAIAQTLMEKETIEAKEFAELMAQFDKPVETAQVSDPSEAENNTTENEDLLPTTRETSVEGEGRTEVGGLSGSTLEEEKNKID; encoded by the coding sequence TTGAAATTTTTCAAAAACGCTGCGGTTTATTTACTGATTATTCTCATTGCGATTATGCTCATAAGATGGGCCAACCCACCGGCAACTCAGCCCTTAGATATGGATTACACCAAGTTCTATAATGCGGTGGTTACAGATCAGGTTGCGGAAGTTGTAATCAGTACCGATGATAATGTCAATACCTATGAAGTCAAAACCAAAGATGGTCAACAGCATGTGGTACTCGGTCCGTCGGGTGACACTGCTCTGTCTCAGCAAATGCTCGAACATAATGTGAGCATGCGGACCAATCCGCCGGCTACGACACCTTGGTGGGCCGGTTTGGTTACTACTTTACTGCCGATTCTCTTAATCGTGGGCTTTTTCTTCTTTATGATGCAGCAGAGCCAAGGAGGCGGCAACCGGGTTATGCAATTCGGGAAAAGCCGGGCTAAGCTGGTTACGGATGAAAAGAAAAAGGTCACCTTTGACGATGTGGCGGGAGCCGATGAGGTGAAGGAAGAGCTTGAGGAAGTTGTGGAATTTCTGAAGTTTCCTAAGAAGTTCAATGAATTGGGAGCTAAAATTCCCAAAGGAGTTCTTCTCTTTGGCCCTCCCGGAACCGGTAAAACTCTTCTGGCCCGAGCTGTGGCAGGGGAGGCTGGGGTTCCCTTCTTTAGTATCAGTGGCTCAGACTTTGTGGAGATGTTCGTCGGGGTGGGAGCATCCCGGGTTCGTGATTTATTCGAACAAGCCAAGAAGAATGCCCCTTGTATCGTCTTTATTGACGAGATCGACGCCGTAGGTCGTCAAAGAGGTGCCGGCCTGGGGGGCGGCCATGATGAGCGGGAGCAGACTCTGAACCAGCTTCTCGTTGAGATGGACGGTTTTAACGGGAATGAAGGGATCATTATTATTGCTGCCACCAACCGTCCTGATATCCTCGACCCGGCCTTGTTGCGCCCGGGACGTTTTGACCGCCAAGTGGTAGTGGATGTTCCCGACGTCAGAGGTCGTGAGGAGATCTTAAAAGTTCATGTTAAAGGTAAACCCATGAATAGTGATGTAGAGTTGGATGTCTTAGCCCGCCGCACACCGGGATTTACCGGAGCAGACCTTGCCAATCTTGTCAATGAGGCGGCCTTGCTTTCCGCTCGTCGGAATGAGAAGGAGATCAAGATGAATGCTCTTGAGGATTCCGTAGAGCGGGTTATTGCCGGACCGGAGAAAAAGGCCCGGGTCATCAGTGACTTTGAAAAGAAATTGGTTTCTTACCATGAAGCAGGCCATGCTTTAGTAGGAGAGATGCTGACCCATACGGATCCCTTGCACAAGGTATCCATTATTCCCCGGGGACGGGCCGGCGGTTATACTTTGCTCCTTCCTAAGGAAGATCGCAACTATATGACAAAGTCTCATTTATTGGATCAAGTAACTATGCTCTTAGGTGGCCGGGTCGCAGAGGCCTTAGTTCTTCAAGAGATCAGCACCGGAGCCTCCAATGACTTAGAGCGGGCTACAGGTCTTGTGCGTAAGATGATTACAGAGCTGGGAATGTCCGAGGAGCTTGGACCTCTTACCTTTGGACAAAAGGAAGGGCAAGTGTTCTTAGGACGGGATATTGCCCGGGATCGCAATTACAGTGAAGCGGTAGCTTATGCTATCGATAAAGAGGCACGCCGTATTATCGATGAGTGCTATTTAAAGGCCCAGACCATTATTCAGGAGAACATGCATAAGCTCAACGCCATCGCCCAGACTTTGATGGAGAAAGAAACCATTGAAGCCAAAGAATTTGCCGAACTTATGGCCCAATTTGATAAACCAGTGGAAACCGCACAAGTCTCAGATCCGTCAGAGGCTGAAAATAATACAACAGAAAATGAAGATCTTTTACCGACCACAAGGGAGACCTCTGTGGAGGGAGAAGGTAGGACGGAAGTCGGGGGATTAAGCGGGTCAACCTTAGAAGAAGAAAAAAATAAGATTGACTAG
- a CDS encoding HD domain-containing protein, which yields MISMPRVNRILQHRSYEEFSDKNKQAEAERVYCRHGSDHGLAVARIAYIYLLEKYIEDRGSLSEAGTNNANIRLEESYGVGKESIYAAGILHDIGRWVEYESQEDHALAGARLARPILRDCGFTDAEIERIVIGISEHRLHPDKTSSILGQALALADDWARDCKSCPSKAACYKYTKAMEDILI from the coding sequence ATGATCTCCATGCCTCGGGTGAACCGGATTCTTCAACATAGGAGTTATGAAGAGTTTTCGGACAAAAATAAACAAGCTGAAGCGGAGCGAGTGTACTGCCGTCATGGCTCGGATCATGGCCTCGCAGTAGCGAGAATTGCCTACATTTATCTTTTAGAGAAATACATAGAAGACAGGGGCAGTCTTTCTGAGGCCGGGACAAATAATGCCAATATCAGGTTGGAAGAGAGTTATGGCGTAGGTAAGGAAAGCATCTATGCGGCGGGGATTTTGCACGATATCGGCCGGTGGGTGGAATATGAAAGCCAGGAAGACCATGCGCTGGCGGGCGCTCGGTTGGCAAGGCCTATTCTCAGGGATTGCGGGTTCACGGATGCGGAGATTGAGAGAATTGTCATAGGGATTTCAGAACATCGTCTCCATCCGGATAAGACAAGCAGTATCCTTGGGCAAGCCCTGGCTTTAGCCGATGATTGGGCAAGGGATTGTAAGAGCTGCCCTAGTAAGGCCGCATGTTATAAATATACTAAGGCAATGGAGGACATTCTAATCTAA
- a CDS encoding Rossmann-like and DUF2520 domain-containing protein, which translates to MNFGIIGAGIVGTAIAIRLREAGHNLIGVHSRSQRSYERFCTYLHWEKRPLEEWIPEADLLFITTQDGLIRIAAEELTQGKLYKEGQIWIHCSGSVSSRVMQVDKDLPIHYLSLHPLQAFAGIDQAVELIPGTHFGIEGDADEIGFEIVTQLGGIPHRLDPQQKPLYHAGAVVASNYLVTLVSLAVQLFEEAGITKQEALESLLPLMKGALQNLENVGLPQALTGPIARGDVDVIRGHLEHMPVKIDPVYRALGLYTLDIGQKKMEFNGGAYSKEVWEEMNRLMK; encoded by the coding sequence ATGAATTTCGGAATAATTGGTGCAGGAATTGTAGGGACGGCCATCGCTATTCGTTTGAGGGAAGCGGGACACAATTTGATAGGAGTACACTCTCGCAGCCAGCGATCTTATGAGAGGTTTTGCACCTATCTTCATTGGGAGAAGCGTCCGCTGGAGGAATGGATCCCTGAAGCAGATCTTCTCTTTATTACGACACAGGATGGGTTGATTCGCATAGCCGCTGAGGAATTGACTCAGGGGAAACTCTATAAAGAAGGGCAAATTTGGATTCATTGTTCAGGTTCTGTAAGCTCTCGTGTCATGCAAGTGGATAAGGATTTACCGATACACTATCTATCCCTTCACCCTTTGCAAGCTTTCGCCGGGATTGATCAGGCAGTGGAGCTTATTCCAGGAACTCACTTTGGGATTGAAGGGGATGCGGATGAAATCGGCTTCGAGATTGTAACTCAGTTAGGAGGAATCCCTCACCGATTGGATCCTCAGCAAAAGCCCCTCTACCATGCCGGGGCCGTAGTGGCTTCCAATTACCTGGTAACCCTGGTGAGCCTGGCCGTTCAATTATTTGAGGAAGCGGGCATTACTAAACAAGAAGCTTTGGAAAGCTTGCTTCCACTAATGAAGGGCGCTCTGCAGAACTTAGAAAATGTAGGGCTTCCCCAGGCACTTACCGGCCCTATAGCCCGGGGGGATGTGGATGTGATTCGGGGACATCTGGAGCACATGCCGGTGAAGATCGACCCCGTATACCGAGCCTTGGGCCTCTATACCTTGGACATCGGGCAAAAAAAGATGGAGTTTAACGGGGGGGCTTATTCTAAAGAAGTATGGGAAGAAATGAATAGGCTAATGAAATAG
- a CDS encoding DUF881 domain-containing protein, giving the protein MKKRTLAIPLTLVALVLGFLLTLQMQTQKSVVELEKLQAQRAASARDFLAEAQEENKLLQEQHAALTTQLEQARTQGGTSPALLAELDRYRMMDGTVNVQGPGIMITIDDRQQEHKVVFPLSNDDLLKIINTLKFAGAEAISINGQRIVASTSIVYSGTTKLINQVPFTRTEGVPYEILASGNQDQLLDYFTKLEAPDLKRLGMSVSVSRKTVQIPSYKGVSPVKNP; this is encoded by the coding sequence ATGAAGAAGCGTACCCTGGCCATACCCTTGACTTTGGTGGCCTTAGTCTTGGGATTCTTACTCACATTGCAGATGCAGACTCAGAAAAGCGTAGTCGAACTGGAGAAGCTCCAAGCACAAAGAGCCGCTTCCGCCAGAGATTTCCTGGCAGAAGCTCAAGAGGAAAACAAGCTGCTTCAGGAGCAGCACGCAGCCTTAACAACCCAGTTGGAACAAGCCCGTACCCAAGGAGGAACCAGTCCGGCCCTTCTCGCCGAGTTGGACCGCTATCGGATGATGGACGGTACGGTGAATGTCCAAGGTCCGGGGATCATGATTACCATTGATGACCGGCAGCAGGAGCATAAAGTGGTGTTTCCTCTGAGCAACGATGATTTGCTCAAAATAATCAATACCCTAAAGTTTGCTGGAGCGGAAGCGATTAGCATTAACGGTCAGCGGATTGTTGCCTCAACCTCCATCGTTTACAGCGGGACCACCAAACTTATTAATCAAGTTCCCTTCACTCGAACGGAAGGAGTCCCCTATGAAATCCTCGCCAGTGGGAATCAGGATCAACTCCTGGATTATTTCACAAAGTTGGAAGCCCCAGATTTGAAACGCTTAGGGATGAGTGTCAGCGTGTCCAGAAAAACCGTTCAAATTCCTTCCTATAAAGGAGTATCTCCTGTAAAAAACCCTTAA
- the folK gene encoding 2-amino-4-hydroxy-6-hydroxymethyldihydropteridine diphosphokinase, producing the protein MRAYLSIGSNMGDRGYYLLQSCQELATHPEVKIIKKSGTYETKPWGNVDQPDFWNQVLEIETSLSPLDLLDLCQEIEKSLGRERLIRWGPRTIDIDLLNYDNKVWEDHRLILPHPRMEEREFVLAPLREIAPHYILPSGRRVTEVSGDGEVWQLESE; encoded by the coding sequence GTGAGAGCATATTTGAGTATCGGAAGCAATATGGGGGACCGGGGGTATTATTTGCTGCAGAGCTGCCAAGAATTGGCGACTCATCCGGAAGTTAAGATCATCAAAAAGTCCGGCACCTACGAAACTAAGCCCTGGGGCAATGTGGATCAACCGGATTTTTGGAATCAAGTGCTGGAGATTGAGACGTCCTTATCACCTTTGGACTTGTTGGATCTTTGTCAGGAGATTGAAAAATCCCTCGGGAGAGAAAGACTTATACGTTGGGGGCCAAGAACCATTGACATTGACCTCTTAAATTATGATAATAAGGTATGGGAAGATCATCGGCTTATTCTTCCTCATCCTCGTATGGAAGAGCGGGAGTTCGTTCTGGCACCCTTACGAGAGATTGCTCCCCACTATATTCTTCCTTCAGGAAGAAGGGTTACAGAAGTTAGCGGAGATGGAGAGGTATGGCAACTGGAATCTGAGTAA
- the folP gene encoding dihydropteroate synthase: MKDYSLRWIDLNNEMEAKKAMQHIGSDPGGIAHMVGKPIGRALKLENVPLPAAHIIKQEMLSLGGDAAVHRNVIVNKIEATDILLVGTTKHFRRLSQKLAAQPFGLKDLGKSLKSLLEALEPPKQRVLSCRGKEIVLGERTLIMGILNLTPDSFSDGGKFNTFEHAIKQAEALVEQGADILDIGAESTRLKHDPVSAEEEWNRLEAVIKALLPRLSIPISVDTYKSEVAEKALDAGVHMINDIWGLQKDLKMAEVAGKYQAPVIVMHNQEGNSYHHVMGDMMAFLKKSIHLAEEQGLTGDQIIIDPGIGGTAFGKSLDIDLEIMSRLGEFRSLGHPILLGTSRKSMIGQTLNLPMEERLEGTLATSVVGVAAGVDILRVHDVQANKRAVQMADAIYRRKRGENFSGA, encoded by the coding sequence ATGAAAGATTATTCCCTGCGCTGGATTGACCTGAACAACGAAATGGAAGCTAAAAAGGCTATGCAACACATCGGTTCCGACCCAGGGGGAATTGCCCATATGGTTGGTAAGCCTATTGGGAGAGCTCTCAAGCTTGAGAATGTGCCCTTGCCAGCGGCCCATATCATTAAGCAGGAAATGCTTTCTCTGGGAGGGGACGCAGCAGTTCATCGTAATGTCATTGTCAATAAGATTGAAGCGACCGATATTCTGCTGGTGGGGACGACGAAACATTTTCGCCGGCTCAGTCAGAAGCTGGCGGCTCAACCCTTTGGCTTAAAAGATTTGGGCAAGAGCTTAAAAAGCCTTCTTGAAGCCCTGGAACCTCCTAAGCAAAGGGTTCTCTCCTGTCGCGGGAAGGAAATTGTGCTGGGTGAGCGGACCCTGATTATGGGAATACTCAACCTGACGCCGGACTCCTTCTCAGATGGAGGAAAATTTAATACCTTTGAACATGCCATCAAACAAGCTGAAGCTTTGGTTGAGCAGGGGGCAGATATTCTGGATATCGGAGCAGAGTCCACCCGCTTAAAACATGATCCGGTCAGTGCCGAAGAAGAATGGAATCGCCTGGAGGCAGTCATCAAGGCTTTATTGCCACGGCTTTCTATTCCGATCTCCGTGGATACGTATAAGTCGGAAGTGGCGGAGAAGGCACTGGACGCTGGGGTACATATGATTAATGATATCTGGGGATTGCAAAAGGACCTTAAAATGGCGGAGGTTGCAGGTAAATATCAGGCGCCGGTGATTGTCATGCATAACCAAGAAGGGAACAGCTACCACCATGTCATGGGGGATATGATGGCCTTCTTAAAAAAGAGCATTCATCTTGCTGAAGAACAGGGGCTAACTGGTGACCAGATTATCATCGATCCGGGCATTGGCGGAACAGCCTTCGGCAAGAGCCTGGATATCGATCTGGAAATCATGAGTCGTTTAGGGGAGTTCCGGTCTTTAGGGCACCCCATACTCTTGGGAACGTCCCGGAAATCCATGATTGGTCAAACCCTGAACCTCCCCATGGAGGAACGGTTGGAAGGAACCCTTGCCACCAGTGTGGTAGGTGTAGCCGCTGGAGTGGATATTCTTCGGGTTCATGATGTGCAGGCCAATAAGAGAGCGGTACAGATGGCGGATGCCATCTATCGTCGCAAGAGAGGAGAGAACTTTAGTGGCGCGTGA
- a CDS encoding DUF881 domain-containing protein → MNLPKNGKMILTVASLILGILFISLLKATGATGSTARTDTTLASLIQTGQENEQLKNDITKLKEELAKFQEGQNASKVVLEQLETAKRNAGLTKVTGPGIRITLDDAPNRDINNEDINYYLIHEEYIRQIINSLWSGGAEAIAVNGQRIIGSTEIFCSGAFIQIGQTRQMPPYVIEAVGDVNYLQSALNFYFWDRLGEYQQQYGITRKLEVPTEPLVIPAGKTQQFRYSEPMKEAK, encoded by the coding sequence ATGAACTTGCCGAAAAACGGCAAAATGATCCTTACGGTGGCAAGCCTTATCTTAGGTATTTTATTCATATCCTTGCTGAAAGCGACAGGGGCTACAGGATCCACTGCGAGAACAGATACAACCCTAGCTTCATTGATTCAGACCGGCCAAGAAAACGAACAATTAAAAAATGATATTACGAAGCTTAAAGAAGAGTTGGCTAAATTCCAAGAAGGCCAGAATGCCTCTAAAGTAGTTCTCGAACAACTGGAAACAGCGAAACGCAATGCCGGGCTGACAAAGGTCACCGGACCCGGTATACGAATTACTCTGGACGATGCACCGAATCGGGATATTAATAACGAGGATATCAATTATTACCTGATTCACGAAGAGTACATCCGCCAGATTATCAACTCGCTCTGGAGCGGCGGGGCTGAAGCTATCGCGGTCAATGGGCAGCGGATTATTGGCAGCACGGAAATTTTTTGCAGCGGGGCCTTCATTCAGATTGGCCAGACCCGTCAAATGCCTCCCTATGTGATTGAAGCTGTAGGAGATGTAAACTATTTGCAGTCGGCCTTGAACTTTTACTTCTGGGACCGCTTAGGTGAATATCAGCAACAATATGGAATCACAAGAAAACTTGAGGTGCCAACGGAGCCCCTTGTCATACCGGCAGGTAAGACTCAGCAATTTCGCTATTCTGAACCTATGAAGGAGGCGAAATAA
- the ndk gene encoding nucleoside-diphosphate kinase, whose product MEKTFIMLKPDAVQRGLVGQIIARFEAKGCKLVGMKLMSVDQTLAEQHYAEHKGKSFFEPTVQYIMSSPVVAMVWEGKNVVALARELMGATNPANANPGSIRGSFGMDISRNVIHGSDSVASAGREIALYFKPEELCEYRKAGEEWLSD is encoded by the coding sequence ATGGAAAAGACCTTTATCATGCTCAAGCCGGATGCTGTACAGCGCGGGTTGGTTGGGCAAATTATCGCACGCTTTGAAGCAAAGGGTTGTAAATTGGTAGGAATGAAGCTCATGAGTGTTGACCAGACCTTGGCTGAACAACATTACGCTGAGCACAAGGGGAAAAGCTTTTTTGAACCCACGGTCCAATATATTATGTCTTCTCCGGTAGTGGCTATGGTTTGGGAAGGTAAAAATGTAGTGGCTCTTGCTCGGGAGCTTATGGGAGCTACCAACCCTGCCAATGCCAATCCCGGCTCTATTCGCGGAAGCTTTGGCATGGATATCAGCCGCAATGTAATCCATGGCTCGGATTCCGTGGCCAGTGCAGGGCGGGAGATTGCCCTCTATTTTAAACCCGAAGAACTTTGTGAATATCGTAAAGCTGGCGAAGAGTGGCTTAGCGATTGA
- the folB gene encoding dihydroneopterin aldolase yields MARDRIALRGLKFFAYHGVLREEKILGQTFIVDIDLYADLSKAGQSDQVEDTINYAEVYARIKTIVKMEKYHLIERLAERIAEEVLGEFPCEGVRVVIHKPQAPIPGIFDEAFVEIYREKNR; encoded by the coding sequence GTGGCGCGTGATCGAATCGCTTTACGAGGGTTAAAGTTTTTTGCCTACCACGGGGTGCTCCGTGAGGAAAAGATCCTCGGCCAGACCTTTATAGTGGATATTGATCTTTATGCCGATTTAAGCAAGGCGGGACAATCCGATCAAGTGGAGGATACCATCAATTATGCTGAGGTTTACGCTCGTATAAAAACCATTGTCAAGATGGAAAAATACCATCTTATTGAACGATTAGCGGAGCGAATCGCCGAGGAGGTTCTTGGTGAATTCCCTTGTGAAGGGGTGCGTGTCGTCATTCATAAGCCTCAAGCCCCTATTCCGGGGATTTTTGATGAAGCCTTTGTAGAAATTTATAGGGAGAAAAACCGGTGA